A genomic region of Sphingobium sp. HWE2-09 contains the following coding sequences:
- the prsK gene encoding XrtA/PEP-CTERM system histidine kinase PrsK, with amino-acid sequence MGALLLFVGDWGHALAAVLFAALGIFLLRRRDDAPEPRLLAAALLLTSCWALYVSFGGVSKPLSGIGESIRNAAWLLAMFVMLRRGPVSRAGPTVAISAVYAAVAGLILLQTFTDLIWRQLSPMSDLHKALVTCSLILRMMTAIGSLLLVHHLYTAWPSRERGGVALLLGSLAAMWTYDLNLYAICWFAPHRVDELYALRGLLMALVAPVIAVGMRKGMAGRLQLSRAITFQSLSIVAVGLYVAVLTAAAVLIELIAGPYARVVEIGAVFFTAVTALVLLPSPQVRALWKVQVAKHFFQHRYDYRTEWMRFGDTIGRPGDDAAPLGQRVAKAVADITDSPGAMLLLRDDHGALAYETHWNWAADLGDAGPVPPATVLQLEKSGWIVDIARLQAGDRPLALPDWMVQDRLAWALVPLIHYGRLIGALLLARPPIDRRLDWEDFDMLRAAGRQAATHISEAQGQQALDDAQRFEEFNRRFAFIIHDVKNLVSQLSLLSRNAERHADNPDFRADMVLTLKELVGKMNDMLARLSQHNKGRAEEPRPVALIDLLHQVARTRARNHPIHVDGDAPLALADPARVEQIVTHLLQNAIDASAPDSPVELRLSTDGGEALVAVIDRGRGMSAEYIRRDLFKPFSSSKAAGFGLGAFEARTLAQAMGGRIDVDSKPGAGSRFTLRLPLAPQTDRQEKAA; translated from the coding sequence ATGGGCGCGCTCCTTCTCTTCGTTGGCGACTGGGGCCATGCGCTCGCCGCGGTGCTGTTCGCGGCGCTGGGCATCTTCCTGCTCCGCCGCCGCGACGACGCGCCCGAACCGCGCCTGCTCGCCGCCGCCTTGCTGCTCACTTCCTGCTGGGCGCTTTATGTCTCCTTCGGCGGCGTGTCGAAACCGCTGTCGGGCATCGGCGAAAGCATCCGCAACGCCGCCTGGCTGCTGGCGATGTTCGTCATGCTGCGGCGTGGGCCGGTCAGCCGCGCTGGCCCGACCGTGGCGATCAGCGCGGTCTATGCCGCCGTCGCGGGGTTGATCCTGCTCCAGACCTTCACCGACCTCATCTGGCGCCAACTCTCGCCGATGAGCGACCTGCACAAGGCGCTCGTCACCTGTTCGCTGATCCTGCGGATGATGACCGCGATCGGCAGCCTTTTGCTGGTCCATCATCTCTACACCGCCTGGCCCTCACGGGAGCGGGGCGGGGTGGCGCTGCTGCTGGGATCGCTGGCGGCGATGTGGACCTATGATCTCAATCTCTACGCCATCTGCTGGTTCGCGCCGCATCGGGTGGACGAACTCTACGCCCTGCGTGGCCTGCTGATGGCGCTGGTCGCCCCGGTGATCGCGGTGGGTATGCGAAAGGGCATGGCGGGCCGCCTGCAACTCTCGCGCGCCATCACCTTTCAGTCGCTTTCGATCGTCGCGGTCGGCCTCTATGTCGCCGTATTGACCGCCGCCGCCGTGCTGATCGAACTGATCGCCGGGCCTTATGCGCGGGTTGTGGAGATCGGTGCAGTCTTCTTCACCGCCGTCACCGCCCTGGTTCTGCTGCCCTCGCCGCAGGTGCGCGCGCTGTGGAAGGTGCAGGTCGCCAAGCATTTCTTCCAGCATCGCTACGATTATCGCACCGAATGGATGCGTTTCGGCGACACGATCGGCCGCCCCGGAGACGACGCCGCGCCGCTCGGGCAACGCGTGGCGAAGGCGGTGGCCGACATCACCGATTCGCCCGGTGCCATGCTGCTGCTGCGTGACGATCATGGCGCGCTGGCCTATGAAACGCACTGGAACTGGGCCGCTGATCTGGGCGATGCCGGACCTGTGCCGCCCGCCACCGTCCTGCAACTGGAAAAGAGCGGCTGGATCGTGGATATCGCCCGCTTGCAGGCTGGCGATCGCCCGTTGGCGCTGCCCGACTGGATGGTGCAGGACCGCCTCGCCTGGGCGCTGGTGCCGCTGATCCATTATGGCCGCCTGATCGGCGCGCTGCTGCTGGCCCGCCCGCCCATCGACCGGCGGCTGGACTGGGAGGATTTCGACATGCTGCGCGCCGCCGGGCGGCAGGCGGCGACCCATATCAGCGAAGCGCAGGGGCAGCAGGCGCTGGACGACGCGCAACGGTTCGAGGAATTCAACCGCCGCTTTGCCTTCATCATCCATGACGTCAAGAATTTGGTCAGCCAGCTGTCGCTGCTCTCCCGCAATGCGGAGCGGCATGCCGACAACCCCGATTTCCGCGCCGACATGGTCCTGACGCTCAAGGAATTGGTGGGCAAGATGAACGACATGCTCGCCCGCCTGTCGCAACATAATAAGGGCAGGGCGGAAGAGCCGCGCCCCGTCGCGCTGATCGATCTGTTGCACCAAGTCGCCCGCACTCGCGCGCGCAATCACCCCATCCATGTCGATGGCGACGCGCCGCTCGCCTTGGCCGATCCCGCGCGCGTCGAACAGATCGTCACCCACCTGCTGCAAAATGCGATCGACGCCAGCGCCCCCGACAGCCCGGTCGAGCTACGCCTGTCCACCGATGGCGGCGAAGCGCTGGTCGCGGTGATCGACCGGGGCAGGGGCATGAGCGCGGAATATATCCGCCGCGACCTGTTCAAACCCTTTTCCTCCAGCAAGGCGGCGGGCTTTGGCCTGGGCGCATTCGAAGCCCGCACTTTGGCGCAGGCCATGGGCGGGCGCATCGACGTGGATAGCAAGCCCGGCGCGGGCAGCCGCTTCACCCTGCGCCTGCCGCTCGCACCCCAGACAGACAGACAGGAAAAGGCCGCCTGA
- a CDS encoding TIGR03013 family XrtA/PEP-CTERM system glycosyltransferase, which produces MIRLFKHYVPHAVLLLGLLDFALLLCAAEGGWILRARQIGMDVDHVMTRIGPLLSFAIAIQTGMIAVGVYGVEALQSIRFAFARLLVAVSLGVIFLSVLYFLMPGMTLWRSNSLYAMGLAMGLLVVVRLLLGSMLGGEAFKRRLVVLGAGNRANRIKELEQKRGAGFLVVGFIAMNDGPQVIPEAINRDAVFNLSDFVVRLNASEVVLALEERRNAIPMSDLLRIKTTGVHVNDLSSFLERETGRVDLASVNPSWLIFSDGFSAGRRLSSIAKRLFDIVASSILLALTGPIILIAAILVKMDSKGPAFYRQQRVGLFGQEFWIVKLRTMRLDAEVNGQAVWAEKDDPRITRLGYWLRKLRIDELPQTWTVLKGEMSFVGPRPERRQFVEDLEQHLRYYAERHMVKPGITGWAQINYPYGASIEDSRHKLEYDLYYAKNYTPFLDLLILIQTLRVVLWPDGAR; this is translated from the coding sequence ATGATCAGGCTGTTCAAACATTATGTGCCGCATGCGGTGCTGCTGCTCGGACTGCTCGATTTCGCTTTATTGCTCTGCGCGGCCGAAGGCGGTTGGATATTGCGCGCGCGCCAGATCGGCATGGATGTCGACCATGTGATGACGCGGATCGGGCCGCTGCTCAGCTTCGCCATCGCGATCCAGACCGGCATGATCGCCGTCGGCGTCTATGGCGTCGAAGCGTTGCAATCCATCCGCTTCGCCTTCGCGCGGCTGCTCGTCGCAGTGTCGCTGGGCGTCATCTTCCTGTCGGTCCTCTATTTCCTGATGCCCGGCATGACGCTGTGGCGCTCCAACTCGCTCTACGCCATGGGGCTGGCGATGGGCCTGCTGGTGGTCGTGCGCCTCCTGCTCGGTTCCATGCTGGGCGGGGAAGCGTTCAAGCGGCGGCTGGTGGTGCTGGGCGCAGGCAATCGCGCCAACCGCATCAAGGAACTGGAGCAGAAGCGCGGCGCGGGCTTCTTAGTCGTGGGCTTCATCGCCATGAACGACGGGCCGCAGGTCATCCCCGAAGCGATCAACCGCGACGCCGTCTTCAACCTCTCCGACTTCGTCGTGCGCCTCAACGCCAGCGAAGTGGTGCTGGCGCTGGAGGAACGGCGCAACGCCATCCCCATGTCGGACCTGCTACGCATCAAGACCACCGGCGTCCATGTGAACGACCTGTCCAGCTTTCTGGAACGTGAAACCGGCCGCGTCGATCTTGCCAGCGTCAATCCCAGCTGGCTCATCTTCTCCGACGGTTTTTCCGCCGGTCGCCGCCTGTCCAGCATCGCCAAGCGACTGTTCGACATCGTCGCCAGCTCCATCCTGCTGGCGCTGACCGGTCCCATCATCCTGATCGCCGCAATCCTGGTGAAGATGGACAGCAAAGGACCGGCTTTCTATCGCCAGCAACGCGTCGGCCTGTTCGGCCAGGAATTCTGGATCGTGAAGCTGCGCACCATGCGGCTGGACGCGGAAGTCAACGGCCAGGCGGTCTGGGCAGAAAAAGACGATCCGCGCATCACCCGCCTGGGCTATTGGCTGCGCAAGCTGCGCATCGACGAATTGCCGCAGACCTGGACGGTACTGAAGGGCGAGATGAGCTTCGTCGGCCCGCGCCCCGAACGCCGCCAGTTCGTCGAGGATCTGGAACAGCATCTGCGCTATTATGCCGAGCGGCATATGGTGAAACCCGGCATCACCGGCTGGGCGCAGATCAACTATCCTTACGGCGCGTCGATCGAGGATAGTCGGCACAAGCTGGAATATGATCTTTATTACGCCAAAAATTACACGCCCTTCCTGGACCTGCTGATCCTGATCCAGACGCTGCGGGTCGTGCTTTGGCCCGACGGCGCGCGCTGA
- a CDS encoding sigma-70 family RNA polymerase sigma factor translates to MDDDDVGEINGIEERATLSDSDFKRELAAVIPHLRAFGRSLSGNRDLADDLVQETLLKAWAARNRFQAGTNMRAWTFIILRNHYLSQMRRSRFRGDWDDLTADRILAAPAGQDKHVELSDMQRALLQLPQPQREALILVGAGGFAYEEAAEICGVAVGTIKSRVARGRAALEQILESGDLPSRRTQETTDTAVLDEIMEDVDRLSRGRTVDDSQK, encoded by the coding sequence ATGGACGACGATGACGTTGGCGAGATCAACGGGATCGAGGAGCGTGCGACGCTTTCCGATTCAGACTTCAAGCGCGAACTGGCAGCCGTCATTCCGCACCTGCGCGCCTTTGGTCGCTCCCTGTCCGGCAACCGCGATCTGGCGGACGACTTGGTGCAGGAAACTCTGCTCAAGGCATGGGCTGCGCGGAACCGTTTTCAGGCGGGCACCAACATGCGCGCCTGGACCTTCATCATCCTGCGCAACCATTATCTCTCGCAGATGCGCCGTTCACGCTTCCGCGGCGATTGGGACGATCTGACCGCGGACCGTATCCTGGCCGCACCGGCGGGTCAGGACAAGCATGTCGAGCTGTCCGACATGCAACGCGCGCTGCTGCAATTGCCGCAGCCCCAGCGTGAAGCGCTGATCCTGGTCGGCGCGGGTGGTTTCGCCTATGAAGAAGCCGCCGAGATTTGCGGCGTCGCCGTCGGCACGATCAAGAGCCGCGTGGCGCGCGGTCGCGCCGCGCTGGAGCAGATCCTGGAAAGCGGCGACCTGCCATCGCGTCGCACGCAGGAAACGACCGACACCGCCGTGCTCGATGAGATCATGGAAGATGTCGATCGCCTCAGCCGTGGGCGGACCGTGGACGACAGCCAGAAATAA
- the prsR gene encoding PEP-CTERM-box response regulator transcription factor — MSDTRPKLLIVEDDPGLQRQLRWAYEDYQLFIAGDRQEAIEMLRAETPDVVTLDLGLPPDPDGTSEGFATLAEMLKIKPDTKIIVASGHGARESALDAIAGGAYDFYQKPVDIDELGLIVRRAFHVHALERENARLADTAPEDGRVLGRLISGAPEMMKVARTIERVAAAQVSVLLLGASGTGKELLAQGLHDASPRRGGAFVAINCAAIPETLLESELFGHEKGAFTGAIKTTPGKIEQAQGGTLFLDEVGDIPLPLQVKLLRFLQERVIERIGGRQPIAVDTRIVCATHQNLEQMIAAGSFREDLYYRLAEIVIRIPTLKDRPGDPALLARHFLTRFARDMNPQVKGLAPDALAALDAWGWPGNVRELENRMKRAIIMADGKLITAADLDLDHERAEGGELVNLKAAREMADRRAIRRAIARTDGNISGAAKMLGISRPTLYDLLKQYQMQG, encoded by the coding sequence ATGAGCGACACCCGCCCCAAATTGCTGATTGTGGAGGATGATCCGGGCCTGCAGCGCCAATTGCGCTGGGCCTATGAGGATTATCAGCTGTTCATCGCGGGCGACCGGCAGGAAGCGATCGAGATGCTGCGCGCGGAAACGCCTGACGTGGTGACGCTGGACCTGGGCCTGCCGCCAGACCCGGATGGCACCAGCGAAGGCTTCGCCACCCTGGCGGAGATGCTCAAGATCAAGCCAGACACGAAGATCATCGTCGCATCCGGCCATGGCGCGCGCGAAAGCGCATTGGATGCCATCGCCGGCGGCGCTTACGACTTCTACCAGAAGCCAGTCGATATCGACGAACTGGGTCTGATCGTCCGCCGTGCCTTCCACGTCCATGCGCTGGAGCGGGAAAATGCCCGGCTCGCCGACACCGCGCCCGAAGATGGCCGGGTGCTGGGCCGCTTGATATCCGGCGCGCCTGAAATGATGAAGGTCGCCCGCACGATCGAGCGCGTGGCCGCCGCGCAAGTCTCCGTCCTGCTGCTCGGCGCCAGCGGCACCGGCAAGGAATTGCTCGCGCAGGGGCTGCATGACGCCAGCCCCCGCCGGGGCGGGGCGTTCGTCGCCATCAACTGCGCGGCGATCCCGGAAACCCTGCTCGAATCCGAATTGTTCGGCCATGAAAAGGGCGCGTTCACCGGCGCGATCAAAACGACGCCCGGCAAGATTGAACAGGCGCAGGGCGGCACGCTCTTCCTGGACGAAGTCGGCGACATCCCGCTGCCTCTCCAGGTCAAATTGCTGCGCTTCCTCCAGGAACGGGTGATCGAACGGATCGGCGGACGCCAGCCGATCGCCGTGGACACGCGCATCGTCTGCGCCACCCATCAGAATCTGGAACAGATGATCGCGGCGGGCAGCTTCCGCGAAGACCTTTACTACCGCCTCGCCGAAATCGTCATTCGCATCCCCACGCTGAAGGATCGCCCCGGCGACCCGGCGCTGCTGGCCCGCCATTTCCTCACCCGCTTCGCGCGGGACATGAACCCGCAGGTCAAGGGGCTGGCTCCCGATGCGTTGGCCGCGCTCGACGCCTGGGGCTGGCCCGGCAATGTGCGCGAACTGGAAAACCGCATGAAGCGCGCGATCATCATGGCCGATGGCAAGCTGATCACCGCCGCCGACCTTGACCTGGACCACGAACGGGCCGAAGGCGGCGAGTTGGTGAACCTGAAGGCCGCGCGCGAAATGGCCGACCGCCGCGCCATCCGCCGCGCCATCGCGCGTACCGACGGTAATATCTCCGGTGCAGCCAAGATGCTGGGGATCAGCCGCCCGACGCTCTACGATCTGCTCAAACAATATCAGATGCAGGGTTGA